A portion of the Halogeometricum sp. S1BR25-6 genome contains these proteins:
- a CDS encoding alkaline phosphatase D family protein, translating to MAGDFPPTAGHTDDHGTLLSELDSHDLAFDARVDEAAGDDPFAFDPDADPDGTFPQSVASGGPTPEGVVLWTRVAPDAYDPDSPLAVRVAADEAFDEVVFQGIVTDETPVRAHDHTVRIDLDGELEPDSTYHYRFVHRDASSRVGRCRTLPAPDASPDSVRFAVLACQDYQNGYYPAYHRVAEADVDFLVHVGDFVYESSAGDFKGFGSYEYEGRELSFPSGHDRVQSLADYRHLYRTYRKDRFLQEALESHTLVVGWDDHELVNDVYWDRRTGAPSGDHPRADDPEFMTELVADAMHAWWEYLPARVSYDPEGESLQERFRLWRSFEFGELVTLAMTDERLYRDPPREAIPTPDNVGPQYEPPGRTMLGEEQRDWLIDTVSDSESTWTVWADEVLTVPFRLGSGPLSVFPVQGGWDGYTRERQRITESIGAAGVDNFVTLTGDMHCYVAAYQQTSYPGRVSGGEGVAQGERIGVEFMTPAITSVNVAEALHLTRGLRGRLTEPLLTTLVTAMNPHIEFFDSHNWGYSVVEFTPEACTYVGYAVDKTENSPDADRHVVAAYRVPEGEVELEDVTDEFVG from the coding sequence ATGGCCGGCGACTTCCCGCCGACGGCGGGACACACCGACGACCACGGAACGCTTCTCTCGGAACTCGACTCCCACGACCTCGCGTTCGACGCGCGCGTCGACGAGGCGGCCGGCGACGACCCCTTCGCGTTCGACCCCGACGCCGACCCGGACGGGACGTTCCCGCAGTCCGTCGCCAGCGGCGGCCCGACGCCGGAGGGCGTCGTCCTCTGGACGCGCGTCGCCCCCGACGCCTACGACCCGGACTCCCCCCTCGCGGTTCGCGTCGCGGCCGACGAGGCGTTCGACGAGGTGGTCTTCCAGGGCATCGTGACCGACGAGACGCCGGTCCGCGCGCACGACCACACGGTGCGAATCGACCTCGACGGCGAACTCGAACCGGACTCGACGTACCACTACCGCTTCGTCCACCGGGACGCCTCCTCGCGCGTCGGTCGGTGCCGAACCCTGCCTGCCCCCGACGCCTCGCCCGACTCCGTCCGGTTCGCGGTGCTGGCGTGTCAGGACTACCAGAACGGCTACTACCCCGCCTACCACCGCGTCGCCGAGGCGGATGTGGACTTTCTCGTCCACGTCGGCGACTTCGTCTACGAATCCAGCGCCGGCGATTTCAAAGGGTTCGGGTCGTACGAGTATGAGGGCCGTGAACTCTCCTTTCCGAGCGGCCACGACCGCGTGCAGTCGCTGGCGGACTACCGCCACCTCTACCGGACGTATCGGAAGGACCGGTTCCTCCAGGAGGCGCTGGAGTCGCACACGCTCGTCGTCGGCTGGGACGACCACGAACTCGTCAACGACGTCTACTGGGACCGGCGGACGGGCGCGCCGTCGGGCGACCACCCGCGCGCCGACGACCCGGAGTTCATGACCGAGTTGGTGGCCGACGCGATGCACGCGTGGTGGGAGTACCTGCCCGCCCGGGTGTCCTACGACCCCGAGGGGGAGTCGCTGCAGGAGCGGTTTCGGCTGTGGCGCTCCTTCGAGTTCGGCGAGTTGGTCACGCTGGCGATGACCGACGAGCGACTGTACCGCGACCCGCCGCGGGAGGCCATCCCGACGCCGGACAACGTCGGCCCACAGTACGAACCGCCGGGGCGGACGATGCTGGGCGAAGAACAGCGGGACTGGCTGATAGACACCGTCTCCGATTCCGAATCGACGTGGACCGTCTGGGCCGACGAGGTGCTCACGGTGCCGTTCCGCCTCGGGTCGGGACCGCTCTCCGTGTTCCCGGTGCAGGGGGGCTGGGACGGCTACACGCGCGAACGGCAGCGCATCACGGAGTCCATCGGCGCGGCCGGCGTCGACAACTTCGTGACGCTCACCGGCGACATGCACTGCTACGTCGCCGCCTACCAGCAGACCTCCTACCCCGGGCGCGTCTCCGGCGGCGAGGGCGTCGCGCAGGGCGAGCGCATCGGCGTGGAGTTCATGACGCCCGCGATAACGTCGGTGAACGTCGCCGAGGCGCTCCACCTCACCCGCGGTCTGCGCGGCCGCCTCACCGAACCGCTGCTCACGACGCTCGTCACGGCGATGAACCCCCACATCGAGTTCTTCGACAGCCACAACTGGGGCTACTCGGTCGTCGAGTTCACGCCCGAGGCGTGCACTTACGTCGGGTACGCCGTCGACAAGACGGAGAACTCCCCGGACGCCGACCGGCACGTCGTCGCCGCCTACCGCGTTCCCGAGGGCGAGGTCGAACTGGAGGACGTGACCGACGAGTTCGTGGGATGA
- a CDS encoding complex I subunit 5 family protein — protein MSWHVIAPLLAALVTTVLTLVLRAWPRVQVAASVAGVVGYVAAVAGSVWTVVLGPAAPGVAVYQVGNWPAPFGITLVLDGLSAFMLIIAASLGLVSMLFSIRYMIAENQRVYYHPLFHLLLVGVSGAFLTGDLFNLFVWFEVMLIVSYVFVAFYGTELATAASFRYLTMNVFGSALMLVAVGGLYAATGTLNMADMARRLADPAAYGVDPAPVVGLSALLLAVFALKAGLVPFQFWVPAAYTTAPPPITAMFAGVTKKVGMYAVLRLYFTVFAAGSVSADVPGIPGASPLAFLAPVLGAMAIASIAVGAFGAVGQNRLEGVFAYSSIGQVGFIALPIAVAAAAGPTGTLRRVAIAAALVYAFHHALTKGLLFLSAAVVKDAVGTDDLRNLGGLASRSPMLAGAVLVGLLSLVGIPPLIGFFGKFLTFDAAVRGLGFGPGALSALALVASLVGAVLTILYTTRVWVGGFWGPKTPAVEVAAADSGQIAIVVALAAVVVLVGVGFDPVYRFAETAANAAVDSEAYVDAVGLGGGGGE, from the coding sequence ATGAGTTGGCACGTCATCGCGCCGCTGTTGGCCGCGCTCGTGACCACCGTGCTCACGCTCGTGCTCCGCGCGTGGCCCCGGGTTCAGGTCGCGGCGAGCGTCGCCGGCGTCGTCGGGTACGTCGCGGCGGTCGCCGGCTCCGTCTGGACGGTCGTCCTCGGACCGGCGGCCCCCGGCGTCGCGGTCTATCAGGTGGGCAACTGGCCCGCGCCGTTCGGAATCACGCTCGTCCTCGACGGGCTCTCGGCGTTCATGCTGATTATCGCCGCGAGCCTCGGACTCGTGTCGATGCTGTTCTCGATTCGGTACATGATCGCCGAGAACCAGCGCGTCTACTACCACCCCCTCTTCCACCTGCTCTTGGTGGGGGTGTCCGGCGCGTTCCTCACGGGCGACCTGTTCAACCTGTTCGTCTGGTTCGAGGTGATGCTGATCGTCAGCTACGTGTTCGTCGCCTTCTACGGCACCGAACTCGCCACCGCGGCGTCGTTCCGCTACCTGACGATGAACGTCTTCGGAAGCGCGCTCATGCTCGTGGCCGTCGGCGGCCTGTACGCCGCGACGGGGACGCTCAACATGGCCGATATGGCCCGGCGGCTGGCCGACCCCGCCGCGTACGGCGTCGACCCCGCGCCGGTCGTCGGCCTGTCGGCCCTGCTGCTCGCGGTGTTCGCGCTGAAGGCGGGGCTCGTCCCCTTCCAGTTCTGGGTGCCGGCCGCGTACACCACCGCCCCGCCGCCCATCACGGCGATGTTCGCCGGGGTCACGAAGAAGGTGGGCATGTACGCGGTGCTCCGACTGTACTTCACCGTCTTCGCCGCCGGCTCCGTCTCGGCCGACGTGCCCGGTATCCCCGGCGCGTCGCCGCTCGCCTTCCTCGCGCCGGTGCTGGGGGCGATGGCGATAGCGAGCATCGCCGTCGGCGCGTTCGGCGCCGTCGGTCAGAACCGACTGGAGGGCGTGTTCGCGTACTCGAGCATCGGTCAGGTCGGCTTCATCGCCCTCCCCATCGCCGTCGCCGCGGCCGCCGGCCCCACGGGGACGCTCCGCCGGGTCGCCATCGCGGCCGCGTTGGTGTACGCGTTCCACCACGCGCTCACGAAGGGGCTCCTCTTCCTCTCGGCGGCCGTGGTCAAGGACGCGGTCGGAACGGACGACCTGCGAAACCTCGGCGGCCTCGCGAGTCGTTCGCCGATGCTCGCGGGGGCCGTCCTCGTCGGCCTCCTCTCGTTGGTCGGCATCCCGCCGCTGATCGGATTCTTCGGAAAGTTCCTCACCTTCGACGCGGCGGTTCGGGGGCTCGGCTTCGGTCCCGGCGCGCTGTCCGCGCTCGCGTTGGTCGCGTCGCTCGTCGGCGCCGTGCTCACCATCCTATACACGACGCGGGTGTGGGTCGGCGGCTTCTGGGGCCCCAAGACGCCGGCCGTCGAGGTCGCCGCCGCCGACTCGGGACAGATCGCGATCGTCGTCGCACTCGCGGCGGTCGTCGTCCTCGTCGGCGTGGGGTTCGACCCGGTGTACCGGTTCGCCGAGACGGCGGCGAACGCCGCCGTCGACAGCGAGGCCTACGTCGACGCCGTGGGTCTCGGCGGGGGTGGCGGCGAATGA
- a CDS encoding monovalent cation/H+ antiporter complex subunit F encodes MTAEGAIVPVVDAAIVLVSLLNLFCGYRAVRGPTVPDRVVALDAIATNIVAIAVLFAIKTGRGLFVTVSLVLAIIAFLSTVAVAKFVTEGDIIVTQE; translated from the coding sequence ATGACCGCTGAGGGAGCGATCGTGCCGGTCGTCGACGCCGCCATCGTCCTCGTGTCGCTTTTGAACCTGTTCTGCGGCTACCGCGCGGTCCGGGGGCCGACGGTCCCCGACCGCGTGGTCGCGCTGGACGCCATCGCGACGAACATCGTCGCCATCGCCGTCCTGTTCGCCATCAAGACCGGACGGGGTCTCTTCGTGACCGTCAGCCTCGTCCTCGCCATCATCGCGTTCCTCTCGACGGTCGCGGTCGCGAAGTTCGTCACCGAAGGCGACATCATCGTCACACAGGAGTGA
- the mbhE gene encoding hydrogen gas-evolving membrane-bound hydrogenase subunit E: protein MAPDLTVVTAIVTLPFVAAVLSPLLHRALGERTGYAGALVAAASFGLLLTQADSYGTVRASWIPALDVGIQFTVDGWGLLFALLASGIGVLVFVYSARYMRGEEGLARYYAALLAFMGSILGVALASDLVLIFLFWELTSVCSFLLIGHHTDDAESRYSARMAMLVTVGGGLCLLAGLLALSVAARGALGGVTFDLTAMLANEEAMRAALRESGLFVPALVLVVVAAAAKSAQVPLHFWLPNAMVAPTPVSAFLHSATMVKVGVYFVGRLRPLLMSPEWVLLVATLGLLTMTVGALLAVISTDIKELLAYSTASHLGLMVAGFGFDVVYGGEAGAFHLLNHALFKAPLFLVAGIVAHEAGSRDLDDLGGLWRDLPVTAVVAGIAALSMAGIPPFNGFYSKELLFEAAYEVAHEAGGLAWLYPAVATVASVFTVVYSLKFLAMFVGERRAPKAEIHRPPVALVAPPAVLAAAAAVVSVSPQLAVDVIVQGAIDATAVGEADLKIGLPTHLTPPVAMSAVAILGGAAAYPFEGRLGAVIERGVDAPVPVRPRGWYDWAVSTAEATSARFGPLVHTGVLRTYLTWVAATGSLLALAGFATTGAALGIDGLGVPTAVAVVLVTALLAALAVPAAPSHLVGVLTLSILGFMISIFFILASAPDLALTQLVVETLVLLIFLLVLQRLPSFYSDVRRFVLARDAGVSVLVGAMAFASVLLTAPAPGADPTDLATYYTEQAVPGGGGANIVNVILVDFRAFDTLGELMVVATAAIAILVLVMMRARGESVADRDADPVFEGDDSS, encoded by the coding sequence ATGGCACCAGATCTCACAGTCGTTACGGCTATCGTCACGCTTCCCTTCGTCGCCGCGGTCCTCTCACCGCTTCTCCACCGCGCCCTCGGTGAACGGACCGGCTACGCGGGAGCCCTCGTCGCGGCGGCGAGTTTCGGGCTTCTGCTGACGCAGGCCGACAGCTACGGCACCGTCAGGGCGTCGTGGATTCCCGCCCTCGACGTGGGTATCCAGTTCACCGTCGACGGCTGGGGATTGCTGTTCGCGCTCCTGGCCAGCGGTATCGGCGTTCTCGTGTTCGTCTACTCGGCGCGGTACATGCGCGGCGAGGAGGGTCTGGCGCGCTACTACGCGGCCCTGCTCGCGTTCATGGGGTCGATACTCGGCGTCGCGCTCGCATCCGACCTCGTGTTGATATTCCTGTTCTGGGAGCTGACGAGCGTCTGCTCGTTCCTGCTCATCGGTCACCACACCGACGACGCCGAGTCGCGGTACTCGGCGCGGATGGCCATGCTCGTGACCGTCGGCGGCGGCCTGTGTCTGCTCGCCGGTCTGCTCGCGCTTTCGGTGGCGGCGCGGGGCGCACTCGGCGGCGTGACCTTCGACCTGACCGCGATGCTCGCGAACGAGGAGGCGATGCGCGCCGCCCTGCGCGAGTCGGGGCTGTTCGTTCCGGCGCTCGTCCTCGTCGTCGTCGCCGCGGCCGCCAAGTCCGCGCAGGTTCCGCTGCACTTCTGGCTCCCGAACGCGATGGTCGCGCCGACGCCCGTTTCGGCCTTCCTCCACTCGGCGACGATGGTCAAGGTGGGCGTCTACTTCGTCGGCCGCCTGCGCCCCCTACTGATGAGCCCCGAGTGGGTGCTTCTCGTCGCGACGCTCGGGCTTCTGACGATGACGGTCGGGGCGCTGTTGGCGGTAATCTCGACCGACATCAAGGAGCTTCTCGCCTACTCGACGGCGAGCCACCTGGGGCTGATGGTCGCCGGCTTCGGGTTCGACGTCGTCTACGGCGGCGAGGCGGGCGCGTTCCACCTGCTCAACCACGCGCTGTTCAAGGCGCCGCTGTTCCTCGTCGCGGGCATCGTCGCCCACGAGGCCGGCAGCCGCGACCTTGACGACCTCGGGGGACTCTGGCGGGACCTCCCGGTGACGGCCGTCGTCGCCGGAATCGCCGCGCTAAGTATGGCCGGAATCCCCCCGTTCAACGGATTCTACTCGAAGGAGCTGCTGTTCGAGGCGGCGTACGAAGTGGCCCACGAAGCCGGGGGTCTCGCCTGGCTGTACCCCGCCGTGGCGACGGTCGCGAGCGTGTTCACCGTCGTCTACTCGCTGAAGTTCCTCGCGATGTTCGTTGGCGAGCGCCGGGCACCGAAGGCGGAGATTCACCGGCCCCCCGTCGCGCTGGTGGCGCCGCCCGCCGTGTTGGCCGCCGCAGCGGCCGTCGTCAGCGTCTCGCCGCAGTTGGCGGTCGACGTCATCGTCCAAGGAGCCATCGACGCCACCGCGGTCGGCGAGGCGGACCTCAAAATCGGGCTGCCGACCCATCTCACGCCCCCGGTCGCGATGTCCGCCGTCGCCATCCTGGGCGGGGCCGCCGCGTACCCGTTCGAGGGGCGCCTCGGAGCGGTCATCGAACGCGGTGTCGACGCTCCGGTCCCCGTGCGCCCCCGCGGCTGGTACGACTGGGCCGTCTCGACGGCGGAGGCGACGAGCGCCCGGTTCGGTCCGCTCGTCCACACGGGCGTCCTGCGGACGTACCTGACGTGGGTGGCGGCGACCGGGAGTCTGCTCGCGCTGGCCGGCTTCGCCACGACCGGAGCGGCGCTCGGAATCGACGGGCTCGGCGTGCCGACGGCGGTCGCCGTCGTGTTGGTGACGGCCCTCCTCGCCGCCCTGGCGGTTCCTGCCGCCCCCTCCCACCTCGTCGGCGTTCTCACGCTGTCCATCCTCGGATTCATGATTTCGATTTTCTTCATCCTCGCGAGCGCGCCGGACCTCGCGCTCACGCAACTGGTCGTCGAGACGCTCGTACTCCTGATATTCCTGCTCGTCCTCCAGCGGTTGCCGTCCTTCTACTCGGACGTCCGCCGGTTCGTACTCGCCCGCGACGCGGGCGTGTCAGTTCTAGTGGGGGCGATGGCGTTCGCGTCCGTCCTCCTGACCGCCCCCGCCCCCGGCGCCGACCCGACGGACCTCGCCACGTACTACACGGAACAGGCGGTGCCGGGCGGCGGCGGCGCGAACATCGTCAACGTCATTCTCGTGGACTTCCGGGCGTTCGACACGCTGGGCGAACTGATGGTCGTCGCGACCGCCGCCATCGCCATCCTCGTGCTCGTGATGATGCGAGCGCGCGGGGAGTCCGTGGCCGACCGCGACGCCGACCCGGTCTTCGAGGGGGACGATTCGTCGTGA
- the mnhG gene encoding monovalent cation/H(+) antiporter subunit G translates to MVALETVQMWAVVALVVVGSFFLTVGTIGLLRLPNVYNRMHATSKPATIGTVAIFLAGFAYFGPGGAGLSSLVGIVFLFLTVPTGAHMISRAAERTGVSFLGSVTWPGKTDDE, encoded by the coding sequence ATGGTCGCACTGGAGACGGTACAGATGTGGGCGGTCGTCGCTTTGGTCGTCGTCGGGTCGTTCTTCCTCACGGTCGGAACGATCGGCCTGCTGCGGCTTCCGAACGTGTACAATCGGATGCACGCGACGAGCAAGCCAGCGACTATCGGAACGGTCGCGATCTTTCTGGCCGGGTTCGCGTACTTCGGTCCCGGGGGCGCCGGCCTCTCGTCGCTGGTCGGTATCGTCTTCCTGTTCCTGACGGTGCCGACCGGCGCACACATGATCTCCCGGGCGGCGGAGCGGACCGGCGTCTCGTTCCTGGGGTCGGTGACGTGGCCCGGCAAGACCGACGACGAGTAG
- a CDS encoding Na+/H+ antiporter NhaC family protein: MPSLNLEPLTYEDIPADRRPSLLQALVPVLGIVLFLGVGSGYLKLAPHGPLLWSIVLTGAVGTYWLGYSWDDLYEGLADSLLMGLQAILILFVIYALIATWISAGTIPGLMYYGLAVLTPDVFLPATALLAMAVAFAIGSSWTTAGTLGVAFIGIGAGLGVPEPMTAGAVLSGAYAGDKQSPLSDTTNLAAAVTNVDLYDHIRAMRNGTVLAFGLSVLLYAVLGLRSGGAIPAGRVAEIQGALAGTYDLSALVLLPLVVTFGLALYGVSALPTLVAGVFAGTFATILVQGRSFTAAWGVFLDGTAPETGVTLVNDLLASGGLSGSAWTISIVVAALALGGLLERTGVLAVLAHSFASAVRGPRSLVIGTGASAILVNAFSAQQYMSIVVPGLTLRNLYDEYGLAGEDLSRAIESAGTPTGALFPWHAGAVYMSAVFGVGTLAYAPYYFFAFLSPLVLFATTLLGGRNEGTAGSGRQSPATTDD; the protein is encoded by the coding sequence GTGCCTTCCTTGAACCTCGAACCGCTGACGTACGAGGACATCCCGGCGGACCGGCGGCCGAGCCTCCTGCAGGCGCTGGTTCCCGTCCTCGGAATCGTTCTGTTCCTCGGCGTCGGGTCCGGATACCTGAAGTTGGCCCCGCACGGCCCGCTGCTCTGGAGTATCGTTTTGACCGGTGCGGTGGGGACGTACTGGCTCGGCTACTCGTGGGACGACCTCTACGAGGGCCTCGCGGACAGCCTGTTGATGGGCTTGCAGGCCATCCTCATCCTGTTCGTCATCTACGCGCTCATCGCCACCTGGATTAGCGCCGGGACGATTCCCGGACTCATGTACTACGGGCTCGCGGTGTTGACGCCGGACGTCTTCCTGCCGGCGACGGCGCTGCTCGCGATGGCCGTGGCTTTCGCCATCGGGTCGTCGTGGACGACGGCCGGAACGCTCGGCGTCGCGTTCATCGGCATCGGCGCGGGTCTCGGCGTCCCCGAACCGATGACCGCCGGCGCCGTCCTCTCGGGCGCCTACGCGGGCGACAAGCAGTCGCCGCTGTCGGACACGACGAACCTCGCGGCAGCCGTGACGAACGTCGACCTCTACGACCACATCCGCGCGATGCGCAACGGGACGGTTCTGGCCTTCGGCCTCTCGGTCCTGCTCTACGCGGTTCTGGGGCTGCGCTCCGGCGGCGCGATTCCCGCCGGCCGCGTCGCCGAGATTCAGGGCGCGCTGGCCGGCACCTACGACCTCTCTGCGCTGGTCCTCCTTCCGCTCGTCGTCACCTTCGGACTGGCGCTCTACGGCGTCTCCGCGCTCCCGACGCTCGTCGCCGGCGTCTTCGCCGGCACCTTCGCGACGATTCTCGTCCAGGGTCGCTCGTTCACCGCCGCCTGGGGGGTCTTCCTTGACGGGACGGCCCCCGAAACGGGCGTGACGCTCGTGAACGACCTGCTGGCCAGCGGCGGTCTCTCCGGGTCGGCCTGGACCATCTCCATTGTCGTCGCGGCGCTTGCGCTCGGCGGACTCCTCGAACGGACCGGCGTCCTCGCGGTGCTCGCTCACTCGTTCGCGTCGGCCGTCCGCGGTCCGCGCAGTCTGGTCATCGGGACCGGCGCCTCGGCCATCCTCGTCAACGCGTTCTCCGCCCAGCAGTACATGAGCATCGTCGTTCCCGGACTCACCCTCCGGAACCTCTACGACGAGTACGGACTGGCGGGCGAGGACCTCTCGCGGGCCATCGAGTCCGCGGGCACCCCGACGGGCGCGCTCTTCCCGTGGCACGCCGGCGCCGTCTACATGTCCGCCGTCTTCGGCGTGGGAACGCTCGCGTACGCCCCGTACTACTTCTTCGCGTTCCTCTCGCCGCTCGTCCTGTTCGCGACGACGCTCCTCGGCGGGCGGAACGAGGGGACGGCCGGGTCCGGTCGTCAGTCGCCGGCGACGACCGACGACTGA
- a CDS encoding MnhB domain-containing protein yields the protein MTTRIMQTTARVTVPIVLVLSIWLFLQGHNLPGGGFIGGVLTTTAFVLIYVAYDLEYLESEVLDREVDPGASVYDHRTVTAYRRALILGLAVVLGSGVAGIVVGDPFLTQTYVHLGGIPIYHDIELASALVFDLGVYLVVVGSVLTVVSVVSAE from the coding sequence GTGACGACGAGAATCATGCAGACGACGGCCCGCGTGACCGTCCCCATCGTGCTCGTCCTCTCGATATGGCTGTTCCTCCAGGGCCACAACCTCCCCGGCGGTGGGTTCATCGGCGGCGTCCTCACCACGACGGCGTTCGTGCTCATCTACGTCGCCTACGACCTCGAGTACCTGGAGTCGGAGGTGCTCGACAGGGAGGTCGACCCCGGAGCCAGCGTGTACGACCACCGCACGGTCACCGCCTACCGCCGCGCGTTGATCCTGGGTCTGGCGGTCGTCCTCGGGAGCGGCGTCGCCGGAATCGTCGTCGGCGACCCGTTCCTGACGCAGACGTACGTCCACCTCGGCGGCATCCCCATCTATCACGACATCGAACTCGCCAGCGCACTCGTGTTCGACTTAGGCGTGTACCTCGTCGTCGTCGGCAGCGTCCTGACGGTCGTCTCGGTGGTGAGCGCCGAATGA
- a CDS encoding sodium:proton antiporter, whose amino-acid sequence MSVALAVVVGGLFAVGTFLLLRRDLIRVVLGIAALSQGTFVYLIAMGGVEEGTGDLVPVLGHHGGEVPEVADPVVQALVLTAIVISFGTTALALVLSYRAYEENETMDVTEWTG is encoded by the coding sequence ATGAGCGTCGCCTTGGCCGTCGTGGTCGGCGGGTTGTTCGCCGTCGGGACGTTCCTGCTGTTGCGGCGGGACCTGATACGGGTCGTTCTGGGAATCGCCGCCCTCTCTCAGGGCACGTTCGTCTACCTGATCGCGATGGGGGGCGTCGAGGAGGGGACCGGCGACCTCGTGCCGGTTCTCGGCCACCACGGCGGAGAGGTCCCCGAGGTCGCGGACCCGGTGGTGCAGGCGCTCGTCCTGACCGCCATCGTCATCAGCTTCGGGACGACCGCGCTGGCGCTCGTCCTGTCGTACCGCGCCTACGAGGAGAACGAAACCATGGACGTCACGGAGTGGACAGGATGA
- a CDS encoding Na+/H+ antiporter subunit E: MTRSWPVIGTFFGVLWVFVQGPPIAPAPLLGALLVGLAVGLPMAYVFRRLYADTVDLRRSARGVPYAVLYLLAFIREAVVASLDVTYRVLAPSNPIEPEVILIPLRVQTELGVTTIANSITMTPGSLTLDYDSTENALYIHVIDGRSPEEIVEPIRDWEDYALSIFDEELSAGDPAPDFAVYPPDQTHPVLEQAVSEAHEGVEAEPDPSTEGDAGGENDDR; encoded by the coding sequence ATGACCCGCAGTTGGCCGGTCATCGGCACCTTCTTCGGCGTCCTGTGGGTGTTCGTCCAGGGGCCGCCGATCGCCCCCGCCCCCCTCCTCGGAGCGCTGCTGGTCGGCCTCGCCGTCGGACTTCCCATGGCCTACGTCTTCCGGCGCCTGTACGCGGACACGGTCGACCTCCGTCGGTCGGCTCGCGGCGTCCCGTACGCGGTGCTGTACCTTCTGGCGTTCATCAGGGAGGCGGTCGTCGCCAGCCTCGACGTCACGTACCGCGTGCTCGCCCCCTCCAACCCCATCGAACCGGAAGTGATTCTCATCCCGCTGCGAGTCCAGACCGAACTCGGCGTGACCACGATCGCGAACAGCATCACGATGACACCCGGCTCGCTCACGCTCGACTACGATTCGACGGAGAACGCGCTGTACATCCACGTCATCGACGGGCGGTCTCCCGAAGAGATCGTCGAACCGATCCGCGACTGGGAGGACTACGCGCTCTCCATCTTCGACGAGGAGCTCTCGGCGGGCGACCCCGCACCGGACTTCGCCGTCTACCCGCCCGACCAGACGCACCCCGTGCTCGAACAGGCCGTCTCCGAGGCCCACGAGGGGGTCGAGGCGGAACCCGACCCGTCGACCGAGGGAGACGCGGGAGGTGAGAACGATGACCGCTGA
- a CDS encoding NAD(P)H-hydrate dehydratase, with protein sequence MSQLLQSLPDARGGTVGDSGRVGVIGGSVGFPGQPSLTALAALRAGSDVSKALVSEEIYSVVASHSPDLVVDRYPGERYDDRAVESALELAEWVESLVVGPGLVDADPDAIRRTVDEADVPVVVDADAIDPLLHADLSGAVVTPDDNEVDRIEEEHESLEEFTAATGAVAVAKSDVDVIVADGERTTNDTGSPVMTVVGTGDTMAGVIAALSVQGLDRRDAAELGAWIVGKAGELATVERGNGIVTTDIIEKIPDTVQ encoded by the coding sequence ATGAGTCAACTGCTCCAGTCGCTTCCGGACGCGCGCGGCGGAACCGTCGGCGACTCCGGACGCGTCGGCGTCATCGGCGGCAGCGTCGGGTTCCCCGGTCAGCCGTCGCTGACGGCGCTCGCCGCCCTCCGCGCGGGGAGCGACGTCTCGAAGGCGCTCGTCTCCGAGGAGATATACTCGGTCGTCGCGAGTCACTCGCCGGACCTCGTCGTCGACCGCTATCCGGGCGAGCGGTACGACGACCGGGCGGTCGAGTCCGCCCTCGAACTCGCCGAGTGGGTCGAGTCGCTCGTCGTCGGGCCGGGTCTCGTCGACGCCGACCCCGACGCCATCAGACGGACGGTCGACGAGGCGGACGTCCCCGTCGTCGTCGACGCCGACGCCATCGACCCCCTGCTGCACGCCGACCTCTCGGGGGCCGTCGTCACACCCGACGACAACGAGGTCGACCGAATCGAGGAGGAACACGAGTCCTTAGAGGAGTTCACCGCCGCCACGGGCGCCGTAGCCGTCGCCAAGAGCGACGTGGACGTCATCGTCGCCGACGGCGAACGGACGACGAACGACACCGGGTCGCCGGTGATGACCGTCGTCGGGACGGGCGACACGATGGCGGGCGTCATCGCCGCGCTGTCGGTACAGGGGCTCGACCGGCGCGACGCCGCCGAACTCGGGGCGTGGATCGTCGGCAAGGCGGGCGAACTCGCGACGGTCGAACGCGGGAACGGCATCGTGACGACGGACATCATCGAGAAGATTCCCGACACGGTGCAGTGA